In the Triticum aestivum cultivar Chinese Spring chromosome 2B, IWGSC CS RefSeq v2.1, whole genome shotgun sequence genome, TACAGCGAGGCGCGCGCCTTCATCGGCGACAAGCTCTCAAAGATGGGCATCAAGGTGACATTCATCGAGCTGAATGACATGGAGACGCTCAAGGACGTTCTTGACCAGGGCGACGTAAGTTAATTTCCATAACACATATATAATCAAGGGATCCATATGCATGTATGTTAATTTTTTCTGACTCTTGGGATGCTTGGCCATGATGCAGGTGACACTCTTCTACACTGACTGTCCGACAAACCCCCACCTCAAGTGCATCGACATTAAGCTCGTCGCGGAGCTGTGTCACCGCAAAGGGGCTCTGGTGTGCATCGACAGCACCCTTGCCTCGCCCATGAATCAGAAGCCACTCACCATCGGGGCCGATATCGTCGTGCACTCTGCCACAAAGTACATTGCCGGCCATCACGACGTGAGTACCTACACTAGATCACATGTATTTTCGTAGATCGTACAATTACACTGCCATTTTGCTCCTCTACTTCCATGGTCACTAGTAGTGTCTATATAGTTTAAGACTTCTCATCATGTTATTCCATTTCAGGTCATTGCAGGATGCATCAGCGGCTCGGATGCGCTCATCTCTAGGATACGTGCGTGGAATCACGACCTCGGCGGTGCCATTAGTCCGGTATGTAGTATATACTAATTGTGGTGCATATGTTAACACTCATTCTTATTCAAGAAACTAGAAAGCTTGCCACTTGCATTGGAACTGAATTACTGCAGGACGCAGCCTACATGATCATACGCGGCCTCAAGACGATGGCACTTCGCGTGGAAACACAAAACCACACTACATTGCGCATGGCGCGCTTGCTCGAGAACCATCCCAAGATTGAGCGGGTGTACTACCCTGGACTCATCAGCAGCCCATGGCACCACATCGCCAAGAGCCAAATGACCGGTTGCGGTGGCGTCATCAGCTTTGAGGTGGCATCCGACCTGCATGGCGTCATGAGGTTCATCGACGCATTGGAGATACCCTTCATCGCAACCTCACTTGGCGGGTGTGAGAGCCTCGTGCAGCAGCCGGCAGTCATGTCCTTCTGGTACGTGGCGCTCTAGGGTTCCTCTCGTTTGCATCTTAGAGGATGATTCACACTATATATATTTATGGTCGACATTTTGACTTATATTGCATGGATTGTGTATTTATCAGGGGGAAGAGTGATGAGGAGAAGGCCAAGAATGGGATCAAGGACAACTTGGTGAGGTTTAGCTTTGGGATTGAGAAGTTTGAGGATCTCAGGGATGATATTCTCCAAGCCCTGGAGAAGATTTAGGATTATTCTTGATCACTAATTAATAGTGTAACAATTTTGACAAGCTAGCTATGTAGAAACCCTTTTTGTGCATATGGCAGGTAGTCAAATTGTGCTGAAATCCTAAGCAAAGGTAATTAGAGTGTGCTCTTTTATTTCTTGAAGGAAGAACATCAAATTTGATGATAAGAAATATGTGCTTCGGGCCATATGTAATTGAAAGAAGTTCAAATATACAAAACTTCACTTTCATGTTTCACTATTACAGCCATGTCAATCACTTTTATACGGGTAAAAAAACATTGTTTCCCATAGTGTCAACGCTGATTAGGGTAGATAACTCGGTAGGGTATCCCGGCATGGTCAATAGATCGAGGAGAAACATGAGACATGTTTATATAGGTTCGGGCCCTCCTTGCGAGGAAAAACATACTCATGCTCATGTATATTGTGATTGTTGTTGTTGAATTGAGAGATTGTAATTGTGTCTATCGATTAGCTCCGCCCTGGCTTATGTTTAAGATACTGTGGACCATAGGGTTACACGACCTAGCCGGCTACATCTATGGAGGGGAGTCTTGCATCACTCTGGCTTCCTTGTCTTGGATAATAAGGCCTTCAGAGGGTTCCTTCTACAGGGCCCTTGGACCGGCAAGATGGCCTGGGGTGAAAATTGATCTAGGAGGCCTCAGACCAACCTACTTGGACCAGAAATTATAAGGTGAGGTACCACTAGGCTATAACACCATAAGTAGCCCCTGGACCAGTCTTCAAGCTTGGCAAACTCCTCATCGGCACTGATCTAAAACACTACCTTCTCACTTGCCAAGGTTCAAATTGGTTCTTCGAAGCTCCCTTAACAGTACGTCGTCAATCACCTATAGCCGGACTGCTCCCGAATTTGGATGAACCACTCCGGTCTTGACTTTTTGTGAAGATAGCTGACATGCACATTGGTATTTAGGCACAACTGACTTCCAATCAACGTATTCTCGCGTAATACTAGTTAAATTGTTGGACCCGATTTGCTCTCAATCAGATTGGTTGGTCTCTTCACCCAGACAATCCGGCCCATGTGCACAGCCTCACAACCGCTCAAAATGACATGTGGAGGCCCCAGCTAGGCCACATCCCATCTCATGGCGGTGTGTGCCTTGATCTCCTCGAGAATTAACAACAACCCCTAGATCCTCATGCACTTTAAGAGGTATTAATGGGGATGTGAAGGGATTTCCTACCACGTGGAGGGGCTTTGCTGCCGCCGTTCCTCCGTCCATTCACTTACAAAGAGGGGATTAACGAAGGAAAGCCTTTATGTGCCagccccttttcctcttcttcttcctcgcgcacCTACTCCATGCTCTGCTGCACCGCTGCTCCATGGCTCCCAAGTCCAATCATCCGATGAGGGACGACAAGATCGCCGGCATGGGAAAAGCACCACAACTGCCAAGGCCAAGGAGAAGGTGTCGTTATTGACCAAGGGCTAATAGATGCCATGCACCATCACTGGCACTATGTTGTTGCATCTTGTTAACATCGGCTGCTTCTTGCAACCTACGGTCGCAATTACCTATTCATTGGTGATCAAGATGGCGAACAG is a window encoding:
- the LOC123040261 gene encoding probable cystathionine gamma-synthase 2, which produces MARSSSPLVNKASPTEASPTEQRRLLRARRSSKRVTALRPEAVLDATLPGTEQQDDPGVIAAATAPKRDATLSDETLAVHAGEKMGKNGAMDTDSIATPIVSGTTHWFKSSHDLIAFKEGRRHSFEYGRYGNPTVKVLEDKISALERAESTLVTSSGMNAIVATLLALVPPGAGHVVTTTECYSEARAFIGDKLSKMGIKVTFIELNDMETLKDVLDQGDVTLFYTDCPTNPHLKCIDIKLVAELCHRKGALVCIDSTLASPMNQKPLTIGADIVVHSATKYIAGHHDVIAGCISGSDALISRIRAWNHDLGGAISPDAAYMIIRGLKTMALRVETQNHTTLRMARLLENHPKIERVYYPGLISSPWHHIAKSQMTGCGGVISFEVASDLHGVMRFIDALEIPFIATSLGGCESLVQQPAVMSFWGKSDEEKAKNGIKDNLVRFSFGIEKFEDLRDDILQALEKI